Part of the Paenibacillus sp. YPG26 genome, TCCTTCATGACTATGCATATTCTTGGTGTCAAAATCGGGATGACCTTCTCCGGTGGATTGATTGACTTCCTGATCTTCGGTGTAATCCCGGGCCGTACCCCTTGGTATCTGGTTATTCTCGCAGGTGCGGTATTCGCGGTCATCTATTACTTTGGATTCCGGTTCATTATCCGGAAGTTCAATCTCAAGACACCAGGGCGTGAGGAAGCGGCAGAAGGCGAGAACGCCGCAGATACCGGTACTGGGACCGCTGTTCCTGTTACCAATGATGATCTTCCAAGCAATATTCTTGGAGCGCTTGGTGGCAAGGAGAATATTGCCCATCTGGATGCTTGTATCACACGTCTTCGTGTTGAAGTCAAGGATAAAGCCAATGTGAACAAGGATCGTCTCAAGAAGCTCGGCGCGTCCGGCGTACTTGAAGTGGGTAATAACGTACAAGCCATCTTCGGTACACGTTCTGATACGATCAAATCTCAGATTCAGGATATTATGAATGGCAAAACTCCTGCTCGTCTCCCGGATGCCGATGATGTTGGTGAGAGAGCTACGAACTTTGATGCGCCTAGTGTAAGCGGTAAGCCCGCTGAAGCTGAGCAGCAGGCTGCTCAGGATGGCGATGCGATTATTAAAGAAGATGTAGTTGCTCCTGCGAATGGTGAACTGATGGACATTACCAAGGTTCCAGACCCTGTCTTCTCCGAGAAAATGACAGGCGACGGATTCGCCATCCTTCCTAGTGATGGAACGATCTGCTCGCCAGTATACGGTAAAGTGTTCAATGTATTCCCTAGTAAGCACGCCATCGGAATCATGTCCGACGGAGGCAAGGAAGTGCTTGTTCACATTGGGGTGAATACAGTGAAGCTCAAAGGTCAAGGCTTCAAGGTTCTGGTGCAGGAAGGCGATCTCGTATCGGCAGGACAGCCGATTATGAAAGTGGATCTGGAATATGTGAAGGCTCATGCGCCTTCGATTATTTCTCCGATTATTTTCTCCAACCTGCCTGAAGGTTCATCGGTTACCCTGAACAAATCGGGTCTGGTGAAGAGCGGAGAGAACAACATTATCACCATCAAGTAAGACTTTTGTAATGAAGCCAAGTTACCTCATAAGATGAAGTAACAACCTATATTATTAAAGAAAGTGGGATGTATGACTATGCAAAGAAACTTTAAAATTACGGATGAAGACGGTATCCATGCACGCCCGGCTACAGCATTGGTGAACACAGCCAACAAATTCAAAGGGGCTGAGTCCTTCGCTGAAGCAAAAGGCAAGAAAGTGACACTGAAATCCATTCTGGGTGTTCTGTCTCTAGGTCTCGAACAGGGCGATATCATTACTCTTTCTTCTGAAGGCGAAGAAGCTGAAGCGGCGCTGAGCGCACTCTCCGATATTATGGTAAGCGAAGGGCTAGGCGAAATTAATGATTAAGATTGAGGGGATTGCAGCATCTGCTGGCGTTGCGATTGCCCGCGCCTTCAAGCTTGAGCACCCTGATTTCACAATCAATAAGCAGTCTGTAGAGAGCCCAGATGCCGAAATTGCCCGCTTTGACAATGCCCTGGCGAAATCACAACAGGAGCTCGAAGCCATTAAGGAACGCACCCGCGCCGAGCTTGGCGAGAAGAAGGCGGAGATTTTTGAATCCCACCTCCTGATTCTGAATGATCCCGAGCTTATTGACCCGGTTCGTTCAATGATCACGACTGAACAGGTTAATGCGGAATACGCGCTGAATGAGACTGCGTCCCAGTTCATATCCATGTTCGAGAACATGAAGAGTGCTTATCTGCAGGAACGCGCTGCGGATATGCGTGATGTAACCAAGCGCGTGCTGACTCATCTGCTCGGATTGACTTATGTCAATCCGGCAGAGATTAGCGAAGAGGTTATTGTCATTGCAGAAGACCTGACACCTTCAGATACAGCTCAATTGAATCGTAACTATGTGCTTGGCTTCACTACGAATATTGGTGGACGGACTTCCCACTCTGCGATCATGGCCCGTTCTTTGGAGATTCCTGCAGTGGTGGGTACCAAGGAAGTTGTTGAGAAAGTGAACAACGGAGATTTGATCATTGTGGACGGGCTGGATGGTCAGGTCATGATTAATCCGACTGAAGAGGTAGTCTCAGAATATAGAGCGAAGCAGCTGAAGTATCAAGAGCAGCGTGCGGAGTGGAACAAGCTGCGTGATCAGAAGTCAGTCTCTAAAGATGGTGTTCATGTCGAGCTTGCAGCGAATATCGGTACGCCGAATGATGTTGCAGGGGTTATCGATAACGGCGGTGAAGCCGTAGGTCTGTACCGTACTGAATTCCTGTATATGGGCCGTGACAAGCTGCCTTCTGAGGATGTTCAGTTCAATGCTTACAAGACAGTTCTTGAGAAAATGGAAGGCAAGCCTGTAGTTGTCCGCACACTGGATATCGGTGGAGACAAGGAGCTTCCTTATCTCGAGCTTCCGAAGGAAATGAACCCTTTCCTTGGATTCCGCGCGGTACGCCTGTGCCTGGATCGTACGGATATCTTCCGTACGCAGCTTCGAGCACTGCTTCGGGCAAGTGTGTACGGGAATCTGCGGATCATGTTCCCTATGATCGCCACCCTTGGTGAATTCCGTGAAGCCAAGGCCCTGCTGCTTGAAGAGAAGCAGAAGCTGATTGCAGAAGGAATCGAAGTCTCTGAGAACATTCAGCTCGGCATCATGGTCGAGATTCCTTCAACAGCGGTTTTGGCCGATCAATTTGCCAAGGAAGTAGATTTCTTCAGTATCGGTACGAATGACCTGATTCAATACACTATGGCTGCTGACCGGATGAATGAGCGGGTGTCCTATCTGTACCAACCGTACAATCCAGCCATTCTTCGTCTGGTCAAGATGGTTATTGACGCGGCGCACAAAGAAGGCCGCTGGGCGGGAATGTGCGGTGAGATGGCTGGTGATACGACAGCGATTCCACTCCTGCTGGGACTTGGACTCGATGAATTCAGTATGAGTGCCACCTCTATTTTGCCGGCGCGTTCCCTTATCTCCAAGCTGTCCCAAGCGGATATGAAGGAGCTTGCGGCTAAAGCACTGGAACTCCAGACCGCTGAACAGGTTGTGGAGCTGGTGAGAGAGATTGAAGCCAAGCTGTAACGACGGGTGTAATCCGTTTTAACTTTTTCCAACTGCGTTATGAATGAATATAGGGGACTTCCCTGGCCGGTATCTTAGGATACCGGTTTTTTTGTTATTGGTGAATTGGGTTTATTTTTGATTAGGGATAGGCTAGAGTGGAATGGGGAAATCTGAATATTTTATATAATCGCTGATTTAGCCTGATTTAATGGGTTTATAATGAACTTATACCTACTTACAAGGAGTATACATATGCATATGAACGACAAGCGCAGCACCGTGGGCATTATTGATATTGGTTCCAACTCGATCCGGGTTGTGGTGTATGAGGTGACTTCTTCTGGCGACTACCGGGTTGTTCATGAGAGCAAGGAATCTGCCCGTCTTAGTGAGAAGATTAGTGCGGATGGCAGAATGGAGCATGAGGGTATTCTGTCTATAGTTCCCGTGCTGAGTGAATTCAGGAATATATGCCAGTCTTATGAATGCGGGCGTATTCGTGTCGCGGCGACAGCGGCAATCCGCAATGCGGTCAATGCAGACGAGATCGTAGATACGCTGAGCAAGCATACAGGTCTCTCGATTGAGGTGTTGTCGGGAACGGAGGAGGCACTCTACGGATTCCTTGGGGTAGCTCAGGGAATTGGGGTTTCGGATGGATTCATTATTGACATTGGCGGGGGGAGTACGGAGATTACGCTGTTCCGGAATCGGGAACTGCTTCATAGTGTCTCATTGCCTTTTGGCGCCGTAAATGCGAACTATAAATTCTCCACGTCAAGCGGATGGACATCGCTGTCTAGTCTTGGGCTGATCCAGGAACTGCGGGAACTGATGCGTCAGCATGACTGGATCTCGAATCATCCCGGGCTTCCGCTCATTGGACTTGGCGGGACCATTCGATCACTAGGCAAGCTGGATCAGCGCAGAAACAAGTATCCTTTGCCAATGACCCATCACTATGTACTTGAAGAAGACAGCGTGAATTACTATGCGGAACATCTGCCCTCAATTCCGGTAGATCAGCGCAGAAGGCTGCCTGGATTATCCAAGAACAGGGTGGATCTCATTGTGCCCGGTGTGCTGATTCTGCATACGATCTTCAGCTGCATTAAGGCCAAATATTGTCTAATCAGTGGAACGGGATTGCGTGAGGGACTCCTGCACGACGTGTTGAAGACCAGGCTTCCTGAGGCTTCGGAAGTCGTTGACCGCCAAGTCCGCTCGCTGCTTTCTTTTCAATCGGCGGTCTCTCCCCGTCATCTGAATCACGTTCACCAGTTATCAGTGCAGCTGCTTAACGAACTGAATCCCGCCATGGATGAGGCGCTTGCCGGACGCATTCTTCATGTGTCTGCCATGCTTTATAAGATAGGCGCCTCGCTGTGGTATCACCAGTATGAGAAGCATACATTCTACTGGCTGCTCAATGCGCCTCTGGGGGGATTAACCCACCGGGAGATTGTGCTTATTGCGCTGATTGCGGAATTCAGAGCGAAGAACGGGAAGCAGACAAGCGCGGAGGTCTACCAGAACAGTATTCTAAAAGAAGAGGATACGAAGTTAACCGCCCGGCTTGCCGCTCTGCTGCAGGTAGCGATCGCACTTGATGCGAGCGAGACTCAGCCCGTTACTTCCATCATAGCTAAGAAGGAGAACAAGACTCTAACATTGAAGCTAAACTGCCGCAGCCAGCCCTTTATTGAACTCAGGGAACTGGATGCGGCAGCGAAGG contains:
- a CDS encoding Ppx/GppA phosphatase family protein, whose translation is MHMNDKRSTVGIIDIGSNSIRVVVYEVTSSGDYRVVHESKESARLSEKISADGRMEHEGILSIVPVLSEFRNICQSYECGRIRVAATAAIRNAVNADEIVDTLSKHTGLSIEVLSGTEEALYGFLGVAQGIGVSDGFIIDIGGGSTEITLFRNRELLHSVSLPFGAVNANYKFSTSSGWTSLSSLGLIQELRELMRQHDWISNHPGLPLIGLGGTIRSLGKLDQRRNKYPLPMTHHYVLEEDSVNYYAEHLPSIPVDQRRRLPGLSKNRVDLIVPGVLILHTIFSCIKAKYCLISGTGLREGLLHDVLKTRLPEASEVVDRQVRSLLSFQSAVSPRHLNHVHQLSVQLLNELNPAMDEALAGRILHVSAMLYKIGASLWYHQYEKHTFYWLLNAPLGGLTHREIVLIALIAEFRAKNGKQTSAEVYQNSILKEEDTKLTARLAALLQVAIALDASETQPVTSIIAKKENKTLTLKLNCRSQPFIELRELDAAAKVFQKAWDIKLKWEIQTSSRY
- the ptsP gene encoding phosphoenolpyruvate--protein phosphotransferase, whose translation is MIKIEGIAASAGVAIARAFKLEHPDFTINKQSVESPDAEIARFDNALAKSQQELEAIKERTRAELGEKKAEIFESHLLILNDPELIDPVRSMITTEQVNAEYALNETASQFISMFENMKSAYLQERAADMRDVTKRVLTHLLGLTYVNPAEISEEVIVIAEDLTPSDTAQLNRNYVLGFTTNIGGRTSHSAIMARSLEIPAVVGTKEVVEKVNNGDLIIVDGLDGQVMINPTEEVVSEYRAKQLKYQEQRAEWNKLRDQKSVSKDGVHVELAANIGTPNDVAGVIDNGGEAVGLYRTEFLYMGRDKLPSEDVQFNAYKTVLEKMEGKPVVVRTLDIGGDKELPYLELPKEMNPFLGFRAVRLCLDRTDIFRTQLRALLRASVYGNLRIMFPMIATLGEFREAKALLLEEKQKLIAEGIEVSENIQLGIMVEIPSTAVLADQFAKEVDFFSIGTNDLIQYTMAADRMNERVSYLYQPYNPAILRLVKMVIDAAHKEGRWAGMCGEMAGDTTAIPLLLGLGLDEFSMSATSILPARSLISKLSQADMKELAAKALELQTAEQVVELVREIEAKL
- a CDS encoding HPr family phosphocarrier protein, yielding MQRNFKITDEDGIHARPATALVNTANKFKGAESFAEAKGKKVTLKSILGVLSLGLEQGDIITLSSEGEEAEAALSALSDIMVSEGLGEIND
- the ptsG gene encoding glucose-specific PTS transporter subunit IIBC, which produces MFKKFFGVLQRVGKALMLPVAILPAAGLLLGIGNMLISEDFLRLVPALDNQGVHAVATILMNAGQIVFDNLSLLFAVGVAIGLAGGEGVAGLAAIVGFLVMNKTMGTVIGVTPGMIGNNEAYASVLGIPTLATGVFGGIIVGILAAAMYKRFFKIELPSYLGFFAGKRFVPIMTAATSLLIGLLMVIVWPPIQQGLNYLSHNMIDTNRTMAAFIFGVVERALIPFGLHHIFYSPFWFEFGEYANKAGQIIRGDQHIFMSQLRDGVPFTAGTFMTGKFPFMMFGLPAAALAMYHEAKPQHKKYVAGIMGSAALTSFLTGITEPIEFSFLFLAPVLFAVHCVFAGLSFMTMHILGVKIGMTFSGGLIDFLIFGVIPGRTPWYLVILAGAVFAVIYYFGFRFIIRKFNLKTPGREEAAEGENAADTGTGTAVPVTNDDLPSNILGALGGKENIAHLDACITRLRVEVKDKANVNKDRLKKLGASGVLEVGNNVQAIFGTRSDTIKSQIQDIMNGKTPARLPDADDVGERATNFDAPSVSGKPAEAEQQAAQDGDAIIKEDVVAPANGELMDITKVPDPVFSEKMTGDGFAILPSDGTICSPVYGKVFNVFPSKHAIGIMSDGGKEVLVHIGVNTVKLKGQGFKVLVQEGDLVSAGQPIMKVDLEYVKAHAPSIISPIIFSNLPEGSSVTLNKSGLVKSGENNIITIK